From the Chaetodon auriga isolate fChaAug3 chromosome 17, fChaAug3.hap1, whole genome shotgun sequence genome, the window tactatCTCAAGACCCGCAACTTCAGAAGGTGAAAATATAATTGCTAGAATAAACCAATTAAACGTGTTTCTGATGTGGCGCTATATGTAACACAatatatgtttaaaaatgtgttaGCACTCCGCTTGTTCATGCAAACTCCTCAACACCTTCAAGCAGAAGGATCCATCTAATCAGTCAAATTCAATACTACATTAGAAGCTCTGTTTGATATGAAGCCAGCCAATCACAAGTCATTCCACAATGAGGAAAACCACCGAAATAAGAAACGAGCAAACTGAGAGTATTACTTTACATATGAACATTTAGCGAGCACATTCATTGCTGCTTGAACCCCTTGCTTTATTAACTGAAGCAGAGTGGAACATATTTACCTCTTCTTTACTGAAAACATCACTGTTAGATGAACGGGCGCAAGCAAAAGCACCACAGTGAAAGCTATAATGttgcagtttgttgttgttcaccCTCCCAATCCTCATGTCACAGCAGTGCTTCTTCAGCAGTAATGAGGTTTTATCTGATTCTGCAAGCCTTTGTCCAATCACAgtcatcaaaaatgaaaatgtattgcTCTagcatacacacaggcacacaaaaacagcctgaaatTTGATCCCTTACCTTGTTTCTGGAAATGCACCCTCTCTACTGTCCAACTCTCTGAGGTAAAGATAGGAACAGGtggaggggaaaagagagagagagagagagagagagagagagagatggttctcacttggggggggggggggtcacggACAATACTACAACCACAAAAGTTGTCCCCTCGTTTTTTCTGTTGATGAAAGCAAAATCCTTTGCAACAATCAGTCTCCCTGTGTGGGATGAGACACCGTAGGGGCCACAGTGCATGTGACTCTgtacatttgagtgtgtgtgtggcgtttGTGGGGCCTTAGACGAGGGGTGGTGGTCCAGgtttcttttttggggggttttgtttgtttgtaaatggTGTGCTCTAGAACTGGGGATATGCAGAGGTATGCAGGACTGTCTGTGTCAATGCGAcatgctgaaacacacatttttctttcagtgctGTCACACTGTGGTGGTGTGGAGGGACACATATAGAGGGAGCGCGCTATGCACgcactgtctctctccctcgACTATAGGCTTGTCTTCACTAAGATCAAATATAATGTATGTTTTATATCCTGAGCACCATCAAATTATATTgagatgaatatttaaaaactATCTAGAACTAATGTGAAGGactgaaaaaacacatgcaaaaaaaaaccatataagcatgctttctctctctctttctctctctctctctctcgctctcgctctctccctctctaccaCACACGCAACAACAAAATGGGAACTTTTCCAGTATTGCATTAAATAGACAAAAGATCAACAAACAAAACCGCAGTTTATATCAGAGTATACACTGTAACAAGAGGGGTCAGagagtatgagtgtgtgagattgtctgcatgtgtttgggtGCATAcgtgagaaaaaaaattaataaagcGAAAAGACAGATACGGTATGCAGCGGTGGTGATCTAAAGGTTAGGGAAGTGACCCCCACTGAGGTGCCCCTTGAGCAAGGGCCAACTATTCCAGTGAAGCTACTTGTGGAGCAGATTAGACTGTGTGCTGGACAGCTTCCAGTTGTATATATGTGAATGTCTCAAGAAGGCCCTGTTTTCCCTCCTTGTATAAATTTGCCCTAATAATGATCACTGTAAGAGAAGCCAGTGTCATGCTAAGCAAGTCCATGCAGTGCTGTTGCTGGCACCTCTGGCCCAAGTCCAGGGCAACAGAGGAGTCGGTGTGACACTGGATGACTCCTGAACAGGTCAGCATCAGTCAGACAGGCTGGATTAACATGACCACTTCCATGTTTCACTGTATCATACGGTAGAATAACACGTCTAATATGTCTACACATGGTAGTCACTTCATAACCTGCCTCACTTTACCCACAATTACCCACAAGCCCACAGGAAGTACCCTCACCATCAGGCATGTGTAGGTATGTTCAGGTGTACTCACAACCAAACACAGCCGTCCTGGGAGGAGGACCATCTATTCAAGGAACAAAAGAAATCATGTGATTATCTATTGTGGAACATATGTGGTTATATATGTGCTACTATAAATAATTGTTGACAAAAACTAGTAATTAGGCCTGACATTTCATATGATGAAGTAGACAGTCACTGTTAACATGCACTTAACAGATGCAGATAAAGAATGGCTCCATATTTGCCAATTTCCTTATCTGAAATCAGAAAGTAAAGccccttgaaaaaaaaagtgatttggGACATCGACCTGAGTAGGTAAAATTAACTTGACCAGTTCACTTTGAGGCTACGACGTAAGATCAATTAgttattttattaattaattcattcatttattaatgaATCATTTAGCCTCTTTAACAATTCAGTGATCATCAAAATTGTTGGTAATTAATTTTCTGACAATTGCTAAGTAACTAATGGTTTCTGCATTACTTAATTTGGTCGATATATTTTCAGAGGCCTGTTACACTTTGATATTTGTCAGAATAAATAGTCCAACAACTTTCCTGACACTGGCCATCTGTTAAGTCAAatgatttactgtttttatttaagcAATAGCACTCCTATTATGACATTCAGCTTCTTTATCAAGCCGAAAATAAAACTGTACCAACAACAGAAATTTCAGGGAAAAGACACGTTTTAATACTTGTATCGTGTGTCACCAGGCAAACGTTCGTTCTCGAAAGAGGTTTGACCTCTCGTGACCCGGAAGCTGACGCCAGACCCGAGCTGTTCCATCGGCGGAGTAAAGATGGCTGACCAAGGCGCCGCAGATCCTggtaataacaacaataataaaccTGAAGCATCGGAGGGAACTATTATTAAGGTCACAGTTAAAACTcctaaagacaaagaagaaatcGCCATCGCAGAAGATGCCTCTGTCACTCAGGTTTGTTGATTTCGCAGGTGGGGAGCTGGCTAGTGCGGTTCAACGCCGTGCTCTAACGTCATGCCCCTGCCCACAACTTCAGCTAGGAAGCTAGTTAGCCGTGTGAGCATTAGCATAGCATCGTCTTTCTTACCGGCTAACTGATAGTGTGTGAAATCAAAGAGGTCGTGTCTAATGAAAGTATTACTACCTATATCAACAATTGTTCCGCGTTATCGACGTTGTTGACACCTCAAAGAGCGATGTAACCATGTTTTATTTGATATGGCTAACCGGCTAGCCAGCTAACGGTAACAGTTACCTAGCTAGCTAACTCAGCTTCCTAGCTTAGCCGACGTTAGCTTAGTATGTAGCCAAACAAGTGTCAGCTGACGGGTTGTGCTCTTGCTGTGCCCACTGCAAAAGCAACAATGGCCTGACAGATTCACAGAAGTGGTTTTGGGCAGTATGATATGCTGAACGCCTTTCATTTCCCATTTCGGCTCAACAGCTTTCAAAATGCTAAAGCTGCTATCACTCTAGAACATTCTCACTGCTGCCACTGAGTCATTCAGCTTTCTAGGGAATATACAGTACTCCCAGCTACTGTTGGCTTGGCGACGTGTTACTGTGAAACTATAATGTAATCCATGTAGCCAGAAGCAAATCGTAGTTTCTTTAGCTTTGTTTGTCATCTGGGATAGCTTTTTTGGTTACTGTGTGGTCTTGAGTAGCCGTTTTTGTCTGGCTGTATGTGTTTCATGGTTATATATTCAGATGTTTCATGTTGAGACATTGGCCTTACGTCCCTCACATCCAAGTGAGTCATCCCTATGTACACGAGGCTCCATATATGATACACATCATGCAAACACTTTTCATTATTTGAGAAGAACACTTTATATACACTGGTGTGAAATAGTTAAAGCTGAGAGCTAATGCGAATAACAGCATTCATTGTTCTCTGTCCTTTATTTTGATCCCCATCAGCTACAACAAGGTGGTTGCTGGTCTTCCAGGGGTGCACACATGACTATGATATAAGTAAACAGCTACTTAAAATTAGACAGTATTAATAGAACAAGAAATGCTGAGcaaaacaaatttaaacatCAGAAAGTAAGTGAAGTGATCTTGCATAAAAAAGATGTAACGAGAGCAGCTTCCTTCAGGACGAGACGTTTTCTGTGCTAATTTAGCTTCCCACAGTAGTCGAAGAGTAATGGTGATTTGGCAGATTTGGAGTGTTTAGACTGCTGCTAATAGGATAAGTACAGAGGACTTTCTTGGAAATTAGAATTTAAGGCCTGAAAGTTGCAACAGAACGGAAACATATTTGCAGCACTGCTCACATAAAACCATCGTATTCTTAATATTatccttttcatttcctgtcttcttTCTCACCTCTCCCTCTTGTCCCATTTcctttctcatctctcttcatTTCTTGCTATCTTTCAGTTTAAAGAAGAGATCTCGAGGCGATTCAAAGCCAAACAGGACCAGTTGGTTCTGATTTTTGCAGGGAAGATCTTGAAGGATGGTGACAGCCTCAGCCAGCATGGCATCAAGGATGGCCTGACAGTTCACCTAGTCATAAAGACGGCACACAAGTAAGGCTGCTTTATTATCCAAAGCACGTTGGCTCAAGAGGTCATTTTGTAGCAGGCCTGTAAGAAGGATTTATTTGCTTTGGAACACAATGTTGGTGCAGAATTCAGTTAACTGCgtttgttgttgtatttatgtttgactTCATTGAGTTTCAGACACACTATCAGCTTACGTAAGCACTGAATTTCTCATACACTTGCAAATTATCCCTGTAGGGCAGGAGATGGCGGCAGCACCTCGGCCTCTAGCTCAACCTCCACTCAAGCAGGCAATACCTCCACTTCTAGTCCAGGCACCAACCCCTCCTCCACAGCAGGCTCTACTGGCACTACTGCTCCACCCACACAGACGCCCAACATACTGAGTGAGTCCACCTCTGTCTAACTATTTACAGTCAAACACCCTTTTATTTGTTCAGCACCACAGTGATCATGTGTGTAACGCATCTGGCCTCCCTCAGCTGGCTTTGGTGACCTGGCTGGTCTGGCTGGACTGGGCATGGGCTCAGCTAACTtcatggagctgcagcagcagatgcagaggCAGCTCATGTCCAACCCAGAGATGCTTTCTCAGATCATGGAGAATCCGCTGGTGCAGAACATGATGTCCAACCCGGACCTGATGAGACAGATGATCATGGCTAACCCTCAGATGCAACAGCTGATGGAACGCAACCCTGAGATCTCCCACATGCTCAACAACCCTGAGCTTATGAGACAGGTAGACGAAATGGAGAGGCACTGAATTGCACTTAGTTGCTTAGTTGTTGCATAGGCTTGACAACAGTAGATTTCCACtgcatttttgtctgtttaGTCAGGATTTTACTAGTTCTGTGGAAAAGAAACGTTTACTGACGTACCTCCTCTCCCGTTTTATCTCACCTCCCAGACCATGGAGCTGGCAAGGAACCCAGCCATGATGCAGGAAATGATGCGGAACCAGGACCGGGCTCTGAGCAACTTGGAGAGCATCCCAGGAGGCTACAATGCCTTGCGGAGGATGTACACAGACATCCAGGAACCCATGTTCAGTGCTGCCAGGGAACAGGTATCTGGGAGCGATGTGTACTGATCAAATCTTGGTTGGTTTGTGCTCCATTAATCCTTGTTAGGATTTGTTTTGACACGGCCTATAACCTTTGTCATGgtattgtttgtgtgtctttccttGTAGTTTGGCAGCAACCCATTCTCAGCTCTAGGTGGGACCTCTGAGTCTGGTGCCCAGCCATCACGGACAGAGAACCGTGAACCCCTGCCTAATCCATGGGGGCCACCAAATTCTTCTAACTCTTCTGAGAGTGGAGGGGGCACCACAGGAAGCTCTAGCACGACTGGGGGCACCAACCCCAGTGTGTCCAACCCTCTGGGCATCAACCCTGGCAGTCTGGGCAATGGTAACACAACAGGCTATCATTCTCAGTAGACCCTGCATGCTAAATCTGTTATTTACTTATCTGTATacacatacactgtatataactaatctcctctcttttctatGCCTTGTAGGGATGTTCAACAGCCCAGGCATGCAGAGTCTACTGCAGCAGATCTCAGAAAACCCTCAGCTGATGCAGAACATGCTGTCTGCTCCCTACATGCGCAGTATGATGCAGTCACTGGCTCAGAATCCAGAGTTGGCCTCCCAGGTACGGAATGGAAAGACGTGGGCATGCACACCCACCATATAGAAAACACCCACAGATGTAGTTGTATTACAGAGCAAATCCTGGTTATTTAGATTCAAAGCTTGCGCTTTGTTGTTCTGATTGTGTACCACATATGGAATCGATTGATTATGTTGAACTCTGCAGTTTGTTGTGAATTGTAAATAGTAGGATCTAGCTAGGCCTGTTGTGCATTAGGCCAATAAGCCCAGCTATTTAGTGCACACTCAACGGAGGGGATTGTCTGTTAAGCTCACTTGCATTTCAGCAAATtgtaagaaaaaataaataacacagcTCTGACTTAATTGCTTCTAATAAACAGTGCTGACTGTACTGCACACAAGAACAACCTTACAGTGGAGTGTTGGActaacagtgacagacagagaggctccAGAGCTTTTGTTGCTGGAACTAAAGTCTTTATAATTCAAATATCAACTGTAGTGAGGAAGCAGTATAGTCAGATGTGGAATGGCACATTAGCTTgactgtctttctttttctcttccaggTTTTGATGAATAACCCCTTGTTTGCTGGGAACCCACAGCTGCAGGAACAGTTCAGATCTCAGTTGCCCATCTTTCTGCAGCAGGTACCACACACATTCCAGTCTGATAACTCAGTCCTGGATTTTTTCGGTTTTTCTTGCAAAGCAAGCACCAACCTCCAAGGTTTAGAAATGGAGCCAGCGTGCATATGGCAAAAACTGCACTTCCTCAGATGGCCACTTGAGGTGGGCTCTGAAAGCAAGttaatccccatagacccctaTATTGAAATGCtgaactttacagcagaaatacacaTATTTACAGCCTGCTACAAAAATGGTTTTGGGCTCTATATctaatttccccattcatgGCAACTGTACAGGTGTGAATTCTTATATAACTCACTTGTTTAAATTATATAACAGCTTAAAGTTATGCAGAATTATGGTTGTGACCCACCACAACTCCACCTCTTAGCctatttttggattagctgggagtttggcAAAATctggcactgccaagatggcgacagcCGGAGGCACTGTCAACGAGCTTCGCAGTGGCTCTTCAGAAGCCTATGGGTGATGTCATAGAGACTACATTTTTTATACAGTCCTTGAGACATAATGGCCCATAGGGGGCAATATACTGTAACAAGCCTTGATCCTGGTATTATGAAATTTATCACAGATGTTTATCTGGACATGCTCAATGCTTTTGTCTCAAAAAGAATGGATAAATAATAAATGGACTGCAAATTGATTGTAGATCAGTTGGCTAATTAATTGCTACACTCTCTTTGGTTGCAGATGCAGAACCCAGAAGCCCTATCAGTGATGACCAATCCCCGGGCCATGCAAGCTCTAATGCAGATCCAACAGGGTCTACagacactgcagacagaagcaCCAGGCCTCATGCCCAGGCATGCTCTCACAGACACATATGgtgcttttttttatgttgaaggtttgtgtttttccaactcttgtttttccttttggtGTAGTTTGATGTCAGGTGGAGTTCCTGGCATGCCCACTGGTGGAGTTCCTGGCATGCCCACTGGGGGAGTTCCTGGCATGCCCACAGGTGGAGTTCCTGGCATGCCCACAGGTGGAGTTCCTGGCATGCCCACGGAGAACCCCGCATCCTCACCCAGCAGTGCTGGAACGAACGCcgcccagcagcagctgatgcaaCAGATGCTCCAGATGTTTGCTGGAGGAGGTGGCGGAGGAAGTGCAACggtacacacatacacccatGCGCTGATATTACATCCTTCACAtctgtagattttttttaagttccATTCATTTCCCCGCTGCAGACCCAGACCCCAGAGGTGCGGTTCCAGTCCCAGCTGGACCAGCTGAACGCCATGGGCTTCATCAACCGCGAGGCCAACCTGCAGGCCCTCATCGCTACTGGAGGAGACATCAATGCCGCTATTGAGAGACTGCTGGGCTCACAGCCCTCGtaaagacatacagtacatactgacacacagacacatgcatacatacatacctgACTCATCAACACACCCAGCATCTACAGAGAACCAAGAGAAATTTTAAGTGTATTGTCCCAAACTTTACAGAAGAAACGTGGGCAGGATCTGTAAGACCCTCATTCTACATCTGTTCTCAGATCATTCCCTAATCCCCATACTTTCTCTTCTTGGCGTCAATCAACCAGATCTCTGTCTCAGAGTGCTGCTGTAGAGCCGGACTGAACCACTCTCAACTTGAGGGGGTGTTCTGGTGCAgagaaaaggaatgaaaaccTCTCCTGAAAAGGGATTCCCAACTATTTCttcattcattgttttcttcaAATAAAACTGGAGTCAAGTATGCAGACAGACATTGACACAATACAGATTAAACCCATGCtatgtgattggctgttggcTCTGTTTCATACATGGCAGGTGTGAGGCAGTTTGTTAGCATTTAACTAGCAATTCAATACATGAGAAATTTCCGGTAAACAGAACAAGAACAGGAAGATATCTTGTCCACATAGACATTCAGCCTcattcctccctctttcccctgTTCTTGACATTCTACACAAATAGCTGTTTTTGCCCAACAACTTTCACTATTTATTGCAAGCTCTTAAGAAAACAACGCCCTCCACACTTCCCTACACTTGTAATTTGTCATTCCAGAGAAAAGCGCCCACTCACGGGTGCACAGTGTCTTCTCCTTCTGAGGCACCACTGCTGTGCCTTCTGTCCTCCCCTGCCCTAGAAGAGCATTGTCGGGCAAATTACAACCCCAATACAGTCAGTTAATTAGAAACCCCCCAATAAATTCCACCCAGCATTGTCCAGAACTGTAACCATAATCAGATATCACACTGTAACAGCTCCGGAGCAGGGGATGCTGTTAAAATCaacatgaattaaacaaacaagctttcctttcattttaatcagattcctctttttattctattttttcttcttttgaggTGCAGTTAGTACCTAGAGATGATTATGATTTGTCTCGCTTAAAAATAAACGTGGAAATCAAGtgagcaaaaaaataaaagtaaataaacaatGGAAAGGCTTTACAAACAGTAATGATATGGTGGCACCATATGTTTCTAAAATCAAGTTCTAGgttgtcttattttttttttccttttgaaaatcTCAGCATTGTAGTTGTGGTAACTTTGGCAACTGCTTCTATAGCTGCTTTGTCTGTTGAcctcagctgaaaaaaaaaaaaaaaatccatctccCAATTGAACATGTTGAAACTAACTTTTAACAGTActgtactaaaaaaaaaaataaaacatggtcAAAAACAGTCTACACTCTGTGTCAGTTGATTATAGCCCCGGGACAGTGTGAGGTGATGCCCGCAGCTTTCCATTCATCAGCCTCTTCTGGCCTTGACATTCATAGAATGTGAAttgcttctgtttgttgtttaacatgaaaatattgcAGATTGTTATTCGCCACAAGGCAACACTTTATATACAGATATATATTTAGGAATGATTTCATCGAAAATATCTAATATGTGACCCTAAATTCATGCGCAGGCGTCTGCCAGACTTCTGACTAATTATAGGTAATTttacagaaaatgcaaaaaaaaagtgaaatttgtCTGTAGGGAATCACTAAGTTCAGATTTAGAGTGTAAAGTTTTGAATAAATGACTTGTGAATTCACATTTACTTTGGTAAACTATTTCCTTTATGTCCCCTGGAAATCAGAGAACAACATCTTGATCTATACGTCTCTCCAGGAAGCTTTCTAAAACTATATCCGGTAATTATGTATGGACGTGTAAAACAAAGCATTATCAGGATGGCTGAGTCAGCATAATCACAACTTTTATTACTACCATGTGAACTCTGTATTTGATAGTTGCAACTATTATATCAATGTTTTTGATCTGCTTGCCACAAAGCATTAAAATAACCACATgtacaaacaaaatccaacacgAGTGTTACTGCAACAGGTCGACTCACGGCCTCCAACCACATCCCTCCGGGCATCAGAGGCAAAATGGCGTTGTGCTCTAGTACACAGATCCACCAGTTAGGTGAGCTTTATTGTCAAACAAATGATCTGAGTCACTGAGCGAAAGGACAGCGTTGGAGAGGGTGGAGTCTGTTCCTCATGACTACCTGCAAGTGGTTGTACCTGTTCCACCTGCTCTCCGCCCCCCCTCCGGCCGTCCCTCGGGTGTCTCCTGCAGGACTCCtgccctgcctgcctgcctgtcctcAATCAGGAGTTAGCCTATCCCTGCAGGAAGCGGGTGCAGCTGAacctgtcttctttttcttgtccaTTTTCACCTTTAGTCCCTCTCTCCAcactggagggagaggaagaggagtgaggctctgtttgtttttctttgtctgtgtttaacTGATATTGAAAGTGGCTGCTGAATATTTCACGAGTGAAACAGGAATATTTCACCACTCAACCCAGCATGGGGTCTGACGAGTCGTACAACTTTGTCTTCAAAGGTGAGTCATGTTTACTTAAGCTGTGATTGTGGCAGAAGAGATAAAACATATTTAGCGTGGATTacttcagttcatttttcaccTGTCAGGTGCAAATGTTTGTAACTTCCTGCTCCAATTTTTGTAAAAGTGCGAGAGGAAAGGAAGTAAAGCAGGAAGTGGAACCTTTCTGTCCTTTTGGCTATAAAccgtttgacctttgacctgttaAAGACGCATGATTTTACATATCCTGCTTCACTACAGAGACGTATAAGCATTGTATATCCATTTTCCCTGGTTAAAATAAACCGGCTACAGTTGTCCATTCCACTCATTCCAAAGTGGAGGCAGTCGAGGGTTGGTCTACCGcagtgtgtgatgtcacagtgtctcGTGAGGGTGACAGGAAGTCTCCACGTGTTAGAGGAGATACAGGATATCTGATTCATCACAGAAAGTTCTAGTTTTCACCGTTTAACTGTTACATGTTTGGACTTAAGGTGTCAGTAGATAACAGTATTTATAAAGAATGACTCCtctcgtctgtctgtccagtggTTCTGATCGGGGAGTCCGGCGTAGGAAAGAGCAACCTTCTGTCTCGCTTCACTAAGAATGAGTTCAATCACGACAGTCGCACCACCATCGGCGTCGAGTTCAGCACGCGGACGATTCAGCTGGACAACTTCACCATCAAAGCCCAGATCTGGGACACGGCAGGGCTGGAGCGCTACAGGGCTATCACCTCAGcgtgggtacacacacacacacacacacacacacatacacatacacaccataCGAGGGACACTTAATAAAGCGGTGAGAAGTCAGTCTCAAATCAGTTTGAGACTGATTTCAGTGCATGCAGTCATTAGCTATACCTCTGTCACACattttacaacaacaacagcctcCAGTCCGAACATAAGATCCAGCTCATGTATGTTTGATGGTGACCTGGTGTGGACTTACAGCTACTACAGGGGAGCAGTTGGAGCACTGTTGGTCTACGACATTAGCAAGCACTTGACCTATGAGAGCGCAGAGAGATGGTTGAAAGAGCTGTACGACCATGCAGACCCTCACATCGTGGTCATGCTGGTGGGGAACAAGAGAGACCTGGAGACCCTCAGGACCGTGCCCTCAGATGAGGCCAAGGACTTTGCAGGTCGGTTCGGTggtgctgtctttgtttttgatcATGAAAGGTGTATTTACTGCTCAGTGTTATATGTTGCTCCTCGAATACGTCTGAGTTCGTTGATTAGTGATCTTTGCCCTCTTGCTCTCACCCTTCAAACCAACCCAGAGAAAAGAGGCCTCATGTTTATGGAGACATCAGCGTTGGACTCCACCAATGTTGAAGCTGCTTTCAACGAAGTCCTCACAGGTAGTTTGCTCAGCGCATCCAAACACCCTCAGTTCGTCTGAGTTCTTTGAATCACCTGCTGATGTGTCGTCATTTTCTCCAGCGATCCATAAGAAGGTGGCCAGCAGAGAGGTGACCCGTGGCTCCATCAGTGCTGTGACCCTGTCCAACCCCATCGGACCCACCAGTGAGACACAGGAGAAGGGCAGGAGCTGCTGCAAGAGCTCCTAACAGCAGCTCCTTCTGTCCTACGACGATCCGCCCTGTCCTCGTTGAACCAGCATCAGGCTTGACTGTCGTTCAGGCTTAAGCATGACATcattcacacagtttgaagAGCGAGGTACCTGCTTGACACTTGAGCAGTCCATGTTTGAGTATgtaactcaaaaaaaaaaaaaaaagaaagttattGAGATGCAAACATTGAGAAAATCTATTTTATACGCTGTATGTCTTGTGGTGGCTGATGGGAGCTTTTTATAAGAtagttgtgcttttttttcccccctttatcttatcttcatgtttttaaagagGCGTTGTGAAGTTGTATTGCTTTTATAAAGGAATGCACTGGGATTCATTTGGAATAAATTAT encodes:
- the LOC143335218 gene encoding ubiquilin-4-like, translating into MADQGAADPGNNNNNKPEASEGTIIKVTVKTPKDKEEIAIAEDASVTQFKEEISRRFKAKQDQLVLIFAGKILKDGDSLSQHGIKDGLTVHLVIKTAHKAGDGGSTSASSSTSTQAGNTSTSSPGTNPSSTAGSTGTTAPPTQTPNILTGFGDLAGLAGLGMGSANFMELQQQMQRQLMSNPEMLSQIMENPLVQNMMSNPDLMRQMIMANPQMQQLMERNPEISHMLNNPELMRQTMELARNPAMMQEMMRNQDRALSNLESIPGGYNALRRMYTDIQEPMFSAAREQFGSNPFSALGGTSESGAQPSRTENREPLPNPWGPPNSSNSSESGGGTTGSSSTTGGTNPSVSNPLGINPGSLGNGMFNSPGMQSLLQQISENPQLMQNMLSAPYMRSMMQSLAQNPELASQVLMNNPLFAGNPQLQEQFRSQLPIFLQQMQNPEALSVMTNPRAMQALMQIQQGLQTLQTEAPGLMPSLMSGGVPGMPTGGVPGMPTGGVPGMPTGGVPGMPTGGVPGMPTENPASSPSSAGTNAAQQQLMQQMLQMFAGGGGGGSATTQTPEVRFQSQLDQLNAMGFINREANLQALIATGGDINAAIERLLGSQPS
- the LOC143335241 gene encoding ras-related protein Rab-25-like translates to MGSDESYNFVFKVVLIGESGVGKSNLLSRFTKNEFNHDSRTTIGVEFSTRTIQLDNFTIKAQIWDTAGLERYRAITSAYYRGAVGALLVYDISKHLTYESAERWLKELYDHADPHIVVMLVGNKRDLETLRTVPSDEAKDFAEKRGLMFMETSALDSTNVEAAFNEVLTAIHKKVASREVTRGSISAVTLSNPIGPTSETQEKGRSCCKSS